DNA sequence from the Prolixibacter sp. SD074 genome:
CGGGTCTTTACCGGTCAGTGTTTTGTATTTGTCGTATCGACCGGGATTATGAACCGCACGGCAATCGAAAACATAGCCGCCCCCGTTGCCTGAAGGATCTTGTGGAACCCCTTTTTTGTATGAAAAACTGGTAATCCGAACGGTCATCTCATCTTGCTTCGACGCAATTTTTTTCAACGTTGCTGATTCAGGAAGTGAACGCAACACTTTTTCCAGTTCAGGTAACTTGATTGGAAACGAAAATTTATCCAAAACAACGACCAGGTTTTCCAGTGCATATGGAATACTTTTCAGGAAATGCTCTTTCTTTTCATAAAATCCACGGAACCCGTATGCTCCCATCGACTGCATCATACGAATAAGCACATAGCCGTAGAAATATTCACGGAAATCTTTCCGGTTAACCGGATGATATTTTTCCAATTCATCCAGGTATGATTCCAGCAATTCGTCACGAACCAGTTGTGGAATATCTGCTTTTGAGTCATACAGCAACGAAGCCAAATCGTATTGCAAAGCTCCTTTCCGTCCTCCCTGGTAATCGATGAACCAAGGCTCGCCATCCATCAACATCACGTTCCGGCTCTGGAAATCGCGATACAGGAAAAAGTCCTTTTCAACCTCCAGTAAAAAGTCGGTAAAACGCTGAAAATCATCTTCGAGCGATTGCTCATCGAACGAAATCTTGGCCAACTTCAGGAAATAGTACTTGAAATAATTCAAATCCCACATCATCGATTGCCTATCGAACGCATCGCGTGGGTAGCAATAGCTGTAGTTGATGTTTTGGCCTGCCTTCACCTGAATAAGCGGCAACTGAGCCACAACTTTGCAATATACATCGATAATTTCCGGTGAGAATCCGTCCTTTTCGCGCACATCGCTCAAGAACTGAAACAATGTGATATTACCCAAATCCTGTTGCAGGTATATATGCTTTCCGGTTTCTTCACTGTAAATCTCAGGCACATTAATGCCGCCACCTCTCAGCGCTTTCGAAAATTCGATAAACGCGCGGTTTTCCTTATCATCCTCATTCCAGGCGCCAATTACCGTCCGGTTTTCCGAAATCAGCCGGCAATATTCCCGGTAGGAACCGGAAGGAGGCAATACCTCGATATCTGTTACTTTTTCGCCAAACGTTTTCTCAAATAATCCGATGATATGTTGTTGTGTCGTCTTTTTCAAAGTATCAATGTTTTTAGCTATTCAAATGTAAGGATTCACCTGGAAATTCTAAAGCTATCTGTCTTGCATAAAGAAAAGCATTTTTCGTTGAACATGAATCATAACATTAAGGCAAATCCGAATCTCAAAGCAGTTTCGGATTGCCTCAGATGACGTATCAAATCAAAATCACTGAGGCCGTTTCAAACTTTTTCATTAAATTAACTGTATTAATAAATGTAGCCTGATCCAACAACCGTATGAGAAAGAATCTTAATATATTTCCTGCTATTAGCGCTGTCATTTTAATCATAACAACAGTATTCCTTTTGAGTCGCTGTGACGAGAATCCAACCACTTCACGAACGGTGATTGCTCCCGACGAAAAGTTGAACCTGACCTTTTACCTCGACCACGAAGGAAAGCCTTTCTATTCGGCAAAACTTGGCGAAAAACCTCTGTTTTACAAGTCGCAATTGGGTTTCGAACTAAAAGGCGCCCCAAACCTGCTGGACGATTTTATCGCGACACGCTTTGACCGCGACCAGGTCGACCAAACCTGGACACAGCCCTGGGGGGAACAAAAAGAAATCAAGAACAACTACCGTGAATTGAAAATTGAGCTGAAAGAGCAACACGGTTTGCACCGGAAAATGAACATTATTTTCAGGGTATATAACGAAGGGTTTGCTTTTCGGTATGAGTTCCCGGAGCAGGAAAACCTGAAGGATTTTGAAATCTCCAACGAAGTGACAGGGTTCGCTTTCAGTGGCGACCACACCGCCTGGTCGGTTCCGGCTTATGGTGACAACCGGTACGAATATCTCTACTCCAGTCATCCCCTGTCCGAACTGACGGATACCGTTTGCACACCGCTAACACTGGAAACGAAAAGTGGCAACTACATCAGCATTCATGAAGCGGCGCTGGTCGATTATGCTTCCATGTCGCTATACCATTCCGGGAACAATAAATTCCGCTGCGATTTGGTCCCCTGGTCCGATGGCGTGAAAGTGAAAACCTCGGCTCCGCGGGTTACTCCCTGGCGGACGGCCCTGGTTTCATCAACCGCTGCCGGGCTACTGAATTCGCGTATGATTCTGAATCTCAATGAGCCAAACAAACTGGGCGATGTGTCGTGGATAAAACCGACCAAATTTGTTGGCGTCTGGTGGTCGTTACACCTGGGAAAAGAAACATGGCAGTACTCGCCGACTCATGGAGCCAACACCCAAAATGTGATGAAATACATTGACTTTGCCGCAAAGGCTGGTATTGGAGCGGTGCTGGTAGAGGGCTGGAACAAAGGATGGGAAGACTGGAAATTCAGTTTCACTAAGCCCTATCCCGATTTCGACATCAAAAAAATAACCGATTATGCGCGCAAAAAAGGTGTTCAGCTAATCGGGCATAACGAAACAGGTGCTGATGTCACTAATTATGAACAGCAACTCGATTCGGCCTTTAACTTTTATCAAAAATACGGCGTCCACTATGTGAAAACCGGTTACGTTGGTTCCCGTGTGAACGGAAAGGAATGGCACCATGGGCAATTTATGGTTAACCATTACATACATGTTGTTCAGGAAGCAGCTAAACGGCACATCATGCTTGATGTTCATGAACCCATTATTCCCACCGGTTTACGGCGAACGTATCCCAACCTGATGTCAGGCGAAGGAGCACGCGGCCAGGAATACAATGCATGGAGCGAAGACGGTGGCAATCCACCGGAACATACCACGATACTGCCTTTCACCCGATTATTAGCCGGTCCTATGGATTTTACGCCCGGTATTTTCGAGCTTACGCTGAAAAACAAACGCAAAAACCAGGTCAACACAACACTGGCCAAGCAACTGGCACTCT
Encoded proteins:
- a CDS encoding phosphotransferase codes for the protein MKKTTQQHIIGLFEKTFGEKVTDIEVLPPSGSYREYCRLISENRTVIGAWNEDDKENRAFIEFSKALRGGGINVPEIYSEETGKHIYLQQDLGNITLFQFLSDVREKDGFSPEIIDVYCKVVAQLPLIQVKAGQNINYSYCYPRDAFDRQSMMWDLNYFKYYFLKLAKISFDEQSLEDDFQRFTDFLLEVEKDFFLYRDFQSRNVMLMDGEPWFIDYQGGRKGALQYDLASLLYDSKADIPQLVRDELLESYLDELEKYHPVNRKDFREYFYGYVLIRMMQSMGAYGFRGFYEKKEHFLKSIPYALENLVVVLDKFSFPIKLPELEKVLRSLPESATLKKIASKQDEMTVRITSFSYKKGVPQDPSGNGGGYVFDCRAVHNPGRYDKYKTLTGKDPEVVTFFEEESEMEDFLRPVFNLVDQSVEKYLERKFNHLMVNFGCTGGQHRSVYAAERLSEHLKNKYPVRVVTFHREQEAL
- a CDS encoding glycoside hydrolase family 97 protein, whose product is MRKNLNIFPAISAVILIITTVFLLSRCDENPTTSRTVIAPDEKLNLTFYLDHEGKPFYSAKLGEKPLFYKSQLGFELKGAPNLLDDFIATRFDRDQVDQTWTQPWGEQKEIKNNYRELKIELKEQHGLHRKMNIIFRVYNEGFAFRYEFPEQENLKDFEISNEVTGFAFSGDHTAWSVPAYGDNRYEYLYSSHPLSELTDTVCTPLTLETKSGNYISIHEAALVDYASMSLYHSGNNKFRCDLVPWSDGVKVKTSAPRVTPWRTALVSSTAAGLLNSRMILNLNEPNKLGDVSWIKPTKFVGVWWSLHLGKETWQYSPTHGANTQNVMKYIDFAAKAGIGAVLVEGWNKGWEDWKFSFTKPYPDFDIKKITDYARKKGVQLIGHNETGADVTNYEQQLDSAFNFYQKYGVHYVKTGYVGSRVNGKEWHHGQFMVNHYIHVVQEAAKRHIMLDVHEPIIPTGLRRTYPNLMSGEGARGQEYNAWSEDGGNPPEHTTILPFTRLLAGPMDFTPGIFELTLKNKRKNQVNTTLAKQLALYVVIYSPLQMVPDLPENYQGNPAFQFIHDVPVDWEYSEAINGEIGDYVTVIRKDRNSRDWYLGAITDEDPRKIEIPLGFLAKGRKYTAEMYLDGSGANDNNNPGSIEITQKEVNHRSTLRLDLAPGGGAAIRFTPVR